A genomic segment from Nonomuraea helvata encodes:
- a CDS encoding ABC transporter substrate-binding protein, with amino-acid sequence MASVLLAACGTSSNGNSGGGGSQTTLQIWDFSAEQVNFHKDIGAQFTKEHPDIKIEWRSITQNDYMKTLPLAFQSNQAPDMFYWNATGLSQLLDQKWIRPLSPSGTVPADFAKRWPDGSFLEGINVQDGKTYGFPFSENLYWGSGYMFLNKQVFQQAGLDVNNPPKTWSDLKNTCAQIKAKTKAQCIAAPTKGVDMQRIWYGLISSVSTDEFFDYKTGKFDLTQPDQVKTFSFIQELNKAGYLAPGTNDKNFSRQQFAADQAGIMFDGTWLPSVWASQGFSSDKYVVAPRVDPDGGHTGAAGRKYDTNKYWVSSQTKHPDAMWTFIQWMTDPNGYFVKQYYKSAFGTLAYVDNEKMVTDPALKQIMQIGSKPGYRVQLPVPLLKCPDIAKSKAYVNALAKSPDGEWEAMGEALVSGQSLATVGAAIVKQRQAALEEGLKQEAAAGLKVSMDCYTFSDWDHTKDYTSDKYRG; translated from the coding sequence ATGGCATCAGTGCTCCTGGCAGCGTGCGGCACATCGAGCAACGGCAACAGCGGCGGCGGCGGCTCGCAGACCACGCTGCAGATCTGGGACTTCTCCGCCGAACAGGTGAACTTCCACAAGGACATCGGCGCCCAGTTCACCAAGGAACATCCCGACATCAAGATCGAGTGGCGCTCGATCACCCAGAACGACTACATGAAGACGCTGCCCCTGGCCTTCCAGAGCAACCAGGCGCCGGACATGTTCTACTGGAACGCGACCGGGCTCTCCCAGCTGCTCGACCAGAAGTGGATCCGCCCGCTCAGCCCGAGCGGCACCGTCCCCGCCGACTTCGCCAAGCGCTGGCCGGACGGGTCCTTCCTGGAAGGCATCAACGTGCAGGACGGGAAGACCTACGGCTTCCCGTTCTCGGAGAACCTGTACTGGGGCTCCGGCTACATGTTCCTCAACAAGCAGGTCTTCCAGCAGGCCGGGCTGGACGTCAACAACCCGCCGAAGACCTGGTCCGACCTCAAGAACACCTGCGCGCAGATCAAGGCCAAGACCAAGGCGCAGTGCATCGCCGCCCCCACCAAGGGCGTGGACATGCAGCGGATCTGGTACGGGCTGATCAGCAGCGTCTCGACGGACGAGTTCTTCGACTACAAGACGGGCAAGTTCGACCTGACCCAGCCCGACCAGGTGAAGACCTTCTCCTTCATCCAGGAGCTCAACAAGGCCGGATACCTGGCGCCGGGCACCAACGACAAGAACTTCTCCCGCCAGCAGTTCGCCGCCGACCAGGCCGGCATCATGTTCGACGGCACCTGGCTGCCGAGCGTGTGGGCCAGCCAGGGCTTCAGCAGCGACAAGTACGTGGTGGCGCCGCGCGTCGACCCGGACGGCGGCCATACCGGCGCGGCCGGCCGCAAGTACGACACCAACAAGTACTGGGTCAGCTCGCAGACCAAGCACCCCGACGCCATGTGGACGTTCATCCAGTGGATGACCGACCCCAACGGCTACTTCGTCAAGCAGTACTACAAGAGCGCCTTCGGCACGCTGGCCTACGTCGACAACGAGAAGATGGTCACCGACCCGGCGCTCAAGCAGATCATGCAGATCGGATCCAAGCCGGGCTACCGGGTCCAGCTCCCCGTGCCGCTGCTCAAGTGCCCCGACATCGCCAAGTCCAAGGCGTACGTCAACGCGCTGGCGAAGAGCCCCGACGGGGAGTGGGAGGCCATGGGCGAGGCGCTGGTCAGCGGCCAGTCCCTGGCGACGGTGGGCGCCGCCATCGTCAAGCAGCGGCAGGCCGCCCTTGAGGAAGGGCTCAAGCAGGAGGCGGCCGCCGGCCTGAAGGTGTCGATGGACTGCTACACCTTCTCCGACTGGGACCACACCAAGGACTACACCTCCGACAAGTACCGCGGCTGA
- a CDS encoding sugar phosphate isomerase/epimerase — MRLLAFTKPFGPIDAAPLSEAVASVGAEGADLLVREGQTVSPADPGGIAVVAAELERRGLTLDIVTTDLLDTGADAERIIAACGESGVPLVRAGFYRYDPAAGYRRQVEESRAALSRLAGLAARHGVKLALQLHHGTIHPSASLALALAGDLDEVRFYADPGNQAKEGSEAWALNVDLLGDRMACMGVKNAVWRSTADGWVCEWQPFADGGVVPWPEIIPGLRARGYAGLLSLHVHYPAADPVAVVRKDLDHLRGLLG, encoded by the coding sequence GTGCGCCTGCTCGCCTTCACCAAGCCCTTCGGCCCCATCGACGCCGCCCCGCTGTCCGAGGCGGTGGCCTCGGTGGGCGCCGAGGGGGCGGATCTTCTCGTTCGCGAGGGGCAGACGGTCAGCCCCGCCGACCCCGGCGGCATCGCCGTCGTCGCCGCGGAGCTCGAGCGCCGCGGCCTGACCCTCGACATCGTCACCACCGACCTGCTCGACACCGGTGCGGACGCCGAACGGATCATCGCGGCCTGCGGCGAGAGCGGCGTCCCCCTCGTGCGGGCGGGCTTCTACCGCTACGACCCCGCCGCCGGATACCGGCGCCAGGTGGAGGAGTCCAGGGCCGCGCTGTCCCGCCTGGCCGGTCTCGCCGCCCGGCACGGCGTAAAGCTGGCACTCCAGCTGCATCACGGTACGATCCATCCGTCCGCCTCGCTCGCCCTCGCACTCGCCGGCGACCTGGACGAGGTGCGCTTCTACGCCGACCCCGGCAACCAGGCCAAGGAGGGCAGCGAGGCATGGGCTCTCAATGTCGACCTGCTGGGCGATCGGATGGCCTGCATGGGAGTGAAGAACGCCGTCTGGCGGTCCACGGCGGACGGCTGGGTGTGCGAGTGGCAGCCGTTCGCGGACGGAGGCGTGGTCCCGTGGCCGGAGATCATCCCCGGGCTGCGCGCCCGCGGCTACGCCGGCCTGCTGTCGCTGCACGTCCACTACCCGGCGGCCGATCCGGTGGCGGTCGTACGGAAGGATCTCGATCATCTGCGCGGGCTGCTCGGCTGA
- a CDS encoding LacI family DNA-binding transcriptional regulator, with translation MRNVRQGRAPRVTISDVGAAAGVSPSTVSRVLNGTAKVDPSLAERVHDAVRQLGYRPNAAAQGLARGEWGTIGVLVPNLANPYFPDVLKAVSAVAHSHGRRVMVMESDDDPSIEQGLVEDLMRSCDGVLLCSSRMERADLVALTARDHPLVLLDRIVPGIAAPAISADFFGGMMLICGHLAQLGHRRVAYLSGPEVSWANSERIRALEAAKAFGISVTILPCGSTSRSGYEAAAEVAGTGATALTTYNDLVALGAVTRMRELGVRVPEDLSVVGFDDIALEHVAHTSLTTVSVPRGQLGKQAAEMLEALMTVGHDGEPVSLPMELHVRDSTAPPRVAPPRVTV, from the coding sequence GTGCGTAATGTGCGGCAGGGCCGCGCGCCACGGGTGACGATCAGCGACGTCGGGGCGGCGGCGGGGGTGTCGCCCTCGACGGTCTCCCGTGTACTCAACGGCACGGCCAAGGTCGACCCCTCGCTCGCGGAGCGCGTCCACGACGCGGTCAGGCAGCTGGGCTACCGGCCCAACGCCGCGGCGCAAGGTCTGGCCCGCGGGGAGTGGGGCACCATCGGCGTGCTGGTCCCCAACCTGGCCAACCCCTACTTCCCCGACGTGCTCAAGGCCGTCTCGGCGGTCGCCCACTCCCACGGACGCCGTGTCATGGTCATGGAGTCGGACGACGACCCCTCGATCGAGCAGGGCCTGGTGGAGGACCTGATGCGCAGCTGCGACGGGGTGCTGCTCTGCTCCTCCCGCATGGAGCGCGCCGACCTCGTCGCGCTGACCGCACGGGACCACCCGCTCGTCCTGCTCGACCGGATAGTCCCCGGCATCGCCGCGCCCGCCATCTCCGCCGACTTCTTCGGCGGGATGATGCTGATCTGCGGCCACCTGGCGCAGCTGGGCCACCGCCGGGTCGCCTACCTGAGCGGGCCCGAGGTGTCCTGGGCCAACTCCGAGCGGATCAGGGCGCTGGAGGCCGCCAAGGCGTTCGGCATCTCCGTCACGATCCTGCCGTGCGGGTCCACCAGCCGCTCCGGGTACGAGGCCGCCGCCGAGGTGGCCGGCACCGGCGCCACCGCGCTCACCACCTACAACGACCTGGTGGCCCTGGGGGCGGTGACCCGGATGCGCGAGCTCGGGGTGCGGGTGCCGGAGGACCTGTCGGTGGTCGGGTTCGACGACATCGCGCTGGAGCACGTGGCGCACACGAGCCTGACCACGGTGTCGGTGCCCCGCGGGCAGCTCGGCAAGCAGGCGGCCGAGATGCTGGAGGCCCTCATGACCGTGGGCCACGACGGGGAGCCGGTGAGCCTGCCGATGGAGCTGCACGTCCGCGACAGCACCGCACCGCCCCGGGTGGCACCGCCCCGGGTGACCGTCTGA
- a CDS encoding DUF2264 domain-containing protein, translated as MDTDDRAGRPGDDRDDLRRQVLDLVDPLISRFSPGRGRLRLGFNTAHYDNAAAELEAFARPLWGLAPLAAGGGSFDHWELWRTGLAAGTDPEHPDYWGAAFDRNQRLVETAALGLTLALAPEQIWDPLTGRQRDTVAAWLRHAVTVEPNDNNWLFFPVMVGLGLDRVGVSHDHDVNTARLDRLEEFDLGRGWYTDGPKWQRDYYIPFAMHYYGLIYAALGDDEARAGRFRERAAAFAQDFQHWFTSEGVAVPFGRSLTYRFAQSAFWGALAFAGVEALPWEVTKGHLLRNLRWWADRPIRDTSGLLTIGYGYPQPHMAEQYNAPGSPYWAMKAFLPLALPAEHPFWAAKEADAPPLPDVSTQPEAGVALMRCEEGRHVVLLSAGQHAPWARHGAAKYAKFAYSTRFGFSVPAGTFGLEQGAFDSTLALSEDGLHWRPCELPHDPSASDGVLYARWTPWDDVEIETWLVALPPWHVRVHRIRTGRALRTAEGAFAVGREQPPTRVDTGPGLARLDSPHGLCVIEDLFGRQEGTFVTALPGTNVLAPHTTIPTLTGDLPPGEHLLACAVIGLEAARGGGGGWPEPPVWDSVEPLLNRAPTGVRTSQEG; from the coding sequence GTGGACACCGACGACCGCGCAGGGCGGCCTGGCGACGACCGAGACGACCTGAGGCGGCAGGTGTTGGACCTGGTCGATCCGCTGATCTCCCGGTTCAGCCCGGGCAGGGGGCGGCTGCGGCTCGGCTTCAACACGGCGCACTACGACAACGCGGCCGCCGAACTGGAAGCGTTTGCACGCCCGCTGTGGGGGCTGGCGCCGCTGGCGGCCGGCGGCGGGTCGTTCGATCACTGGGAGCTCTGGCGCACGGGGCTCGCCGCCGGGACCGACCCCGAGCACCCCGACTACTGGGGCGCGGCCTTCGACCGCAACCAGCGGCTGGTCGAGACCGCCGCCCTCGGCCTGACCCTCGCCCTGGCCCCCGAGCAGATCTGGGACCCGCTGACCGGCCGGCAGCGTGACACGGTGGCCGCCTGGCTGCGGCACGCGGTCACCGTGGAGCCGAACGACAACAACTGGCTGTTCTTCCCGGTCATGGTGGGGCTCGGGCTCGACCGCGTCGGGGTCTCCCACGACCACGACGTCAACACGGCCAGACTCGACCGGCTGGAGGAGTTCGACCTCGGACGCGGGTGGTACACCGACGGGCCCAAGTGGCAGCGCGACTACTACATCCCGTTCGCCATGCACTACTACGGCCTCATCTACGCGGCGCTCGGCGACGACGAGGCCAGGGCCGGGCGCTTCCGGGAGCGGGCCGCGGCGTTCGCCCAGGACTTCCAGCACTGGTTCACCAGCGAGGGCGTCGCCGTCCCGTTCGGCAGGAGCCTGACCTACCGCTTCGCCCAGTCGGCGTTCTGGGGGGCGCTGGCCTTCGCCGGGGTCGAGGCGCTGCCCTGGGAGGTGACCAAGGGTCATCTGCTGCGGAACCTGCGCTGGTGGGCCGATCGGCCCATCCGCGACACCTCCGGGCTGCTCACCATCGGCTACGGCTACCCGCAGCCGCACATGGCCGAGCAGTACAACGCGCCCGGCTCGCCGTACTGGGCCATGAAGGCGTTCCTGCCGCTCGCCCTGCCCGCGGAGCACCCGTTCTGGGCCGCCAAGGAGGCCGACGCGCCCCCGCTGCCCGACGTCAGCACCCAGCCGGAGGCGGGCGTGGCGCTGATGCGCTGCGAGGAGGGGCGGCACGTGGTGCTGCTGAGCGCGGGGCAGCACGCCCCGTGGGCGCGGCACGGCGCGGCCAAGTACGCCAAGTTCGCCTACTCCACGCGTTTCGGCTTCAGCGTGCCGGCCGGGACGTTCGGGCTCGAGCAGGGCGCCTTCGACAGCACGCTGGCACTCAGCGAGGACGGTCTGCACTGGCGGCCGTGCGAGCTGCCGCACGACCCCTCCGCCTCCGACGGCGTGCTGTACGCGCGCTGGACGCCCTGGGACGACGTGGAGATCGAGACCTGGCTGGTGGCGCTGCCCCCGTGGCACGTACGGGTGCACCGGATCAGAACCGGGCGGGCGCTGCGCACGGCCGAGGGCGCCTTCGCGGTCGGCCGGGAACAGCCGCCCACCCGGGTCGACACCGGTCCCGGCCTGGCCAGGCTCGACTCTCCGCACGGCCTGTGCGTGATCGAGGACCTGTTCGGCCGGCAGGAGGGCACCTTCGTCACGGCCCTGCCCGGCACGAACGTGCTCGCCCCGCACACCACGATCCCCACGCTGACGGGCGACCTGCCGCCCGGCGAGCACCTGCTGGCCTGCGCGGTCATCGGCCTGGAGGCCGCCCGCGGAGGCGGGGGCGGGTGGCCGGAGCCTCCCGTGTGGGATTCCGTCGAGCCCCTGCTCAACCGGGCGCCTACGGGAGTTCGGACGTCGCAGGAGGGATGA